A region of the Arthrobacter sp. FW306-07-I genome:
TCGGCCAGGAAGCGGCCCAGATCGGGTCCGGCCGGTCCCTGCGGGCCGACGATTTTGTGTTCTCCAGCTACCGTGAGAACGGAGTGGCATACTGCCGCGGCGTGGATCTGACCGACCTCCTCCGGGTATGGCGCGGCAATGCCTCCGGCGGATGGGACCCGTACAGCATCAACATGGCCACGCCGCAGATCATTATCGGTGCCCAGACCCTGCACGCCACCGGCTATGCCATGGGGATCCAGAATGACGGCGCCGATGCCGCAGCCATCACCTACTTCGGCGACGGTGCCACCAGCGAAGGCGACGTCAGCGAGGCCATGGTGTTTGCCGCCAGCTTCCAGGTCCCCGTGGTCTTCTTCTGCACCAACAACCACTGGGCCATCTCCGAGCCGGTACGACTGCAGTCCCATATCCAGCTCGCGGACCGGGCCACCGGTTTCGGCATCCCCAGCCTGCGGGTGGACGGCAACGATGTCCTGGCGGTCATGGCCGCTACCCGGCTGGCGCTGGACCGGGCCCGGCGCGGCGGCGGTCCCACCTTCATCGAAGCGGTCAGCTACCGCATGGGGCCGCACACTACGGCCGATGACCCAACCCGCTACCGGGACGCCAATGAACTTGAGGACTGGGCGGCCAAGGACCCCATCTCCAGGCTCGCCGGCCTCCTGGACCGGAAGGGCCTGCTCACCGCGGAACTGCAGCAGCAGGTCAAGGACAAGGCAGACGCCGTTGCGGCGGAGATGCGCCGGGGCTGCACCACCATGCCCGATCCCCAGCCCATGGACATCTTCAAGCACGTCTACAGCGCACCCAACTCCTGGCTGGAACGCCAGCAGGACCATTACGCACGTTATTTGGCGTCCTTCGGCGATCCCGCAGGAGCCGTTTCAGAGGAAGGTGCACGCTGATGACGCAGTTGACCTTTGCCCGTGCCATCAACGCCGGGCTGCGCAAGTCGCTGGAAAACGACTCAAAGGTGGTCCTCCTCGGCGAGGACATTGGCACCCTGGGCGGGGTGTTCCGCGTGACGGACGGCCTGCAAAAGGATTTCGGGACCCACCGCGTGGTGGACACGCCGCTGGCCGAGTCCGCCATCGTGGGCACCGCCGTCGGCCTGGCCTACC
Encoded here:
- the pdhA gene encoding pyruvate dehydrogenase (acetyl-transferring) E1 component subunit alpha; this translates as MSTDETGPGGAQTPESAGNPGSPGQEFLQLITPAGERISHPEFDFWVRDITDEQLCSLFEDMTVIRRIDVEATALQRQGELALWPPLLGQEAAQIGSGRSLRADDFVFSSYRENGVAYCRGVDLTDLLRVWRGNASGGWDPYSINMATPQIIIGAQTLHATGYAMGIQNDGADAAAITYFGDGATSEGDVSEAMVFAASFQVPVVFFCTNNHWAISEPVRLQSHIQLADRATGFGIPSLRVDGNDVLAVMAATRLALDRARRGGGPTFIEAVSYRMGPHTTADDPTRYRDANELEDWAAKDPISRLAGLLDRKGLLTAELQQQVKDKADAVAAEMRRGCTTMPDPQPMDIFKHVYSAPNSWLERQQDHYARYLASFGDPAGAVSEEGAR